In the Devosia sp. SL43 genome, one interval contains:
- the galU gene encoding UTP--glucose-1-phosphate uridylyltransferase GalU yields MPKRVRTAVFPVAGLGTRFLPATKALPKEMLTVVDRPLIQYAVDEAREAGIEHFVFVTGRNKGVIEDHFDRQFELETTLEVRGKTKALEELRRDLPSAGRTSFTRQQEPLGLGHAVWCARDIVGDNPFALLLPDMLFKGEPGVLKQMMDAYEETGGNVIAVEEVPESEVSSYGVIARGDGPDNGFRITQMVEKPKREEAPSNLIISGRYILQPEVFSLLADQPRGAGGEIQLTDAMQTLMKSQKFTGVKYEGQSFDCGSKIGFLTANVVYALDRDDIRPGFVKELRKLDLEEHL; encoded by the coding sequence TTGCCCAAGCGCGTCAGAACGGCCGTCTTTCCGGTTGCTGGTCTTGGAACTCGTTTCCTGCCTGCCACCAAGGCGCTTCCCAAGGAAATGCTGACCGTGGTGGATCGGCCGCTGATTCAATACGCGGTCGATGAGGCGCGCGAGGCCGGCATCGAGCATTTCGTCTTCGTCACCGGTCGCAACAAGGGCGTCATCGAGGATCATTTCGATCGCCAGTTCGAGCTGGAGACCACGCTCGAAGTGCGCGGCAAGACCAAGGCTCTTGAAGAACTCCGCCGGGATCTGCCCTCGGCCGGTCGCACCAGCTTCACCCGCCAGCAGGAGCCGCTTGGCCTCGGCCACGCTGTCTGGTGCGCCCGCGATATCGTCGGCGACAACCCGTTTGCGCTGCTGCTGCCCGACATGCTGTTCAAGGGTGAGCCCGGCGTGCTCAAGCAGATGATGGACGCCTATGAGGAAACCGGCGGCAACGTCATTGCCGTCGAGGAGGTGCCCGAAAGCGAAGTGTCGTCCTACGGTGTCATCGCCCGCGGCGATGGTCCCGACAACGGCTTCCGCATCACCCAGATGGTGGAAAAGCCCAAGCGCGAAGAGGCACCATCCAACCTGATCATTTCCGGCCGCTACATCCTGCAGCCAGAGGTCTTCTCGCTGCTGGCCGACCAGCCGCGCGGCGCCGGTGGCGAAATCCAGCTGACCGATGCCATGCAGACGCTGATGAAGAGCCAGAAGTTCACCGGCGTCAAATATGAGGGCCAGAGCTTCGACTGCGGCAGCAAGATCGGCTTCCTCACCGCCAACGTGGTCTACGCGCTCGACCGCGATGACATCCGTCCGGGCTTCGTCAAGGAACTGAGGAAGCTCGATCTGGAAGAGCATCTCTAG
- a CDS encoding outer membrane beta-barrel protein, with the protein MAASDHNNGDGSGADNERLVPGIYPADPVLANADWLREPYDPFFDVDWSVALRGSYTKSTSGEHFNVLLVPTVSLDHVGSRSAINLTGSAEIVRPLDGQIDVSALRLGVTTGYALDSVTNLTAGANLSVTRALPGTPGLASDIAIAPQTSSGGIDLGVTRQFGRFSVGLTGALDRNVYGPTTLTDASVVDNSEQNLWSADAGLRVGFQATPIFEVFGQAGLGRDMFDLPSSVLLVKTDATTATLEAGVTGRWNEILEATASTGVALRRFDEASLGEVTTQLYNANVVFTPDPTWRMTAGFATTIEPPGPNGGGVTRIGYGANAEVAYTVNSWLALRALAEWNSARFIGSTDTESGYGWGAGADYNVNAHTAVTADYGYDHSDSTSNGVQDAHRVTVGITLSR; encoded by the coding sequence ATGGCCGCCTCCGACCATAACAATGGCGATGGTTCGGGCGCTGACAACGAGCGTCTGGTGCCCGGCATCTATCCCGCCGATCCAGTATTGGCCAATGCCGACTGGCTGCGCGAGCCCTATGATCCTTTTTTCGACGTCGACTGGTCGGTGGCTTTGCGCGGCAGCTATACCAAATCGACCAGCGGCGAGCATTTCAATGTGCTGCTGGTACCCACGGTCAGTCTCGACCACGTGGGCAGCCGCTCCGCCATCAACCTCACCGGCAGTGCCGAAATCGTCCGGCCGCTGGATGGGCAGATCGATGTCAGTGCGCTCAGGCTTGGCGTGACCACTGGCTATGCGCTCGACAGCGTCACCAATCTGACGGCGGGCGCCAACCTCTCAGTCACACGCGCTCTGCCGGGGACGCCGGGGCTGGCCAGCGACATCGCCATCGCCCCACAGACCAGCAGCGGCGGCATAGACCTGGGCGTAACGCGCCAGTTCGGCAGGTTCAGCGTCGGGTTGACCGGCGCGCTTGATCGCAACGTCTATGGCCCGACCACGCTCACCGATGCCAGCGTCGTCGACAATTCCGAGCAGAACCTGTGGTCTGCCGATGCCGGGCTGCGGGTCGGTTTCCAGGCGACACCGATCTTCGAGGTCTTCGGCCAGGCCGGGCTCGGTCGCGACATGTTCGACCTGCCCTCGTCAGTGCTGCTGGTCAAGACCGATGCCACGACCGCGACGCTCGAAGCGGGCGTTACCGGTCGCTGGAACGAGATTTTGGAGGCCACCGCCTCGACGGGCGTGGCTTTGCGCCGATTTGATGAGGCGAGCCTGGGCGAGGTCACGACGCAGCTCTACAATGCCAATGTGGTGTTCACGCCCGATCCGACCTGGCGCATGACCGCCGGCTTTGCCACCACCATCGAGCCGCCCGGGCCCAATGGCGGCGGGGTGACGCGCATCGGCTACGGCGCCAATGCCGAGGTTGCCTATACGGTCAATTCCTGGCTGGCCCTGCGGGCGCTGGCGGAGTGGAACAGCGCCAGGTTTATCGGCAGCACCGACACCGAAAGCGGCTATGGCTGGGGCGCGGGCGCCGACTATAATGTCAACGCCCACACGGCTGTTACTGCCGACTATGGCTACGACCATTCGGATAGCACCAGCAATGGCGTGCAGGATGCGCATCGGGTGACGGTGGGGATCACGCTGAGCCGCTAG
- the modB gene encoding molybdate ABC transporter permease subunit produces the protein MSFADIWTPVSLTLTLAAINTLILLLLGTPMAWWLARSRSRYRELVGAVVAMPLVLPPTVLGFYLLIALGPNGPGGWIAGMWGGRTLAFSFTGLLIGSFFYSLPFMVQPLRNAFGAIGEDALEVASSLGASNWQRFWRVALPLARPGYITGAVMTFAHTVGEFGVVLMIGGNIPGQTKVVAIALYDYVERLQWGEAHVIALGMVVFAFVVIAITLTIDRRVNVPMP, from the coding sequence ATGAGCTTTGCCGATATCTGGACACCGGTCAGCCTGACGCTGACCTTGGCCGCGATCAACACACTCATCCTGCTGTTGCTCGGTACCCCGATGGCTTGGTGGCTGGCGCGGAGCAGGAGCCGGTATCGGGAATTGGTGGGGGCAGTGGTGGCCATGCCGCTGGTGCTGCCGCCGACGGTGCTCGGCTTTTACCTCTTGATCGCACTTGGCCCCAACGGGCCGGGTGGCTGGATCGCGGGGATGTGGGGCGGGCGGACGCTGGCCTTTTCCTTCACCGGCCTGCTCATCGGCTCGTTCTTCTATTCGCTGCCGTTCATGGTGCAGCCATTGCGTAACGCGTTCGGCGCCATCGGCGAGGATGCGCTGGAGGTTGCGTCGAGCCTCGGCGCCAGCAATTGGCAGCGGTTCTGGCGCGTGGCGCTGCCGCTGGCGCGTCCCGGGTACATCACCGGCGCGGTGATGACTTTCGCCCACACGGTGGGCGAGTTCGGCGTGGTGCTGATGATCGGCGGCAATATTCCCGGCCAGACCAAAGTCGTCGCCATCGCGCTATACGACTATGTCGAGCGACTGCAATGGGGCGAGGCGCATGTGATTGCGCTGGGCATGGTGGTGTTCGCCTTCGTGGTGATCGCGATAACGCTGACGATCGATCGACGGGTGAATGTGCCGATGCCTTAG
- a CDS encoding NfeD family protein, whose translation MQIVDFVAANAHWSWIVAGLILLGLELVVPGGFLLWMGISGIITGLAAMFWPIGWPLQWLIFGVLSLLMIALWVRWNRSRPTPTDRPYLNRRADHMIGQEAVLEQAIAQGFGRVVLGDTVWRVSGADLPVGHRVRIIGSEGAVLKVEAIG comes from the coding sequence ATGCAGATCGTTGATTTCGTCGCCGCCAATGCGCATTGGTCGTGGATCGTCGCGGGCCTGATCCTGCTGGGACTCGAACTGGTGGTGCCCGGTGGATTTCTGCTTTGGATGGGCATTTCCGGCATCATCACCGGGCTTGCGGCCATGTTCTGGCCCATCGGCTGGCCGCTGCAATGGCTGATCTTCGGCGTGCTGTCGCTGCTGATGATCGCCCTCTGGGTACGCTGGAACCGTAGCCGCCCGACGCCGACGGACCGCCCCTATCTCAACCGTCGGGCCGACCACATGATCGGCCAGGAAGCTGTGCTCGAGCAGGCGATCGCCCAGGGCTTTGGGCGGGTGGTGCTGGGCGACACGGTGTGGCGCGTTTCGGGCGCCGATCTGCCGGTGGGCCATCGCGTGCGCATCATTGGCAGCGAAGGCGCCGTGCTCAAGGTGGAAGCCATCGGCTAG
- a CDS encoding SPFH domain-containing protein translates to MELFEGFALDGLSITLIGLGILALLVLFAGAKTVPQGYNYTIERFGKYTRTLKPGLNLIVPFIDGIGKKINVMEQVLDVPHQEVITRDNASITANGVTFYQILDAAAAAYEISGLENAILNLTMTNIRTVMGSMDLDELLSHRDEINERLLRVVDTAVSPWGIKITRIEIKDIDPPKDLVDSMGRQMKAEREKRAAILEAEGRRQSAILQAEGAKQAQVLEAEGRKEAAFRDAEARERSAEAEARATQVVSDAIASGNVQAINYFVANNYIKALEAIATSPNQKLLMLPIEAASVIGAIGGIAEIAKETFGGAAPAPARPSRPPSAGSAQ, encoded by the coding sequence ATGGAATTGTTTGAGGGCTTTGCCCTGGACGGACTCAGCATCACGCTGATCGGCCTTGGTATCCTGGCGCTGCTGGTGCTGTTCGCCGGCGCCAAGACGGTGCCGCAGGGCTACAATTATACGATCGAGCGCTTCGGCAAATATACGCGGACGCTCAAGCCCGGCCTCAACCTGATCGTGCCGTTCATCGATGGCATCGGCAAGAAGATCAACGTCATGGAGCAGGTGCTCGACGTGCCCCACCAGGAGGTGATCACCCGCGACAACGCTTCGATCACTGCCAATGGCGTGACGTTCTACCAGATCCTCGATGCGGCGGCGGCGGCTTACGAAATCTCGGGGCTTGAGAACGCCATTCTCAACCTGACGATGACCAATATCCGTACGGTCATGGGCTCGATGGACCTCGATGAGCTGTTGAGCCATCGCGACGAGATCAACGAACGCCTGCTGCGCGTCGTCGATACGGCGGTATCGCCCTGGGGCATCAAGATCACCCGTATCGAGATCAAGGATATCGATCCGCCCAAGGACCTGGTGGATTCGATGGGCCGCCAGATGAAGGCCGAGCGCGAGAAGCGCGCCGCCATTCTCGAGGCGGAAGGCCGGCGGCAGTCGGCGATCCTGCAGGCGGAGGGTGCCAAGCAGGCGCAGGTGCTGGAGGCCGAGGGCCGCAAGGAGGCAGCGTTCCGCGATGCCGAGGCGCGCGAGCGTTCCGCTGAAGCCGAAGCCAGGGCGACGCAGGTGGTGTCGGACGCCATCGCATCGGGCAATGTGCAGGCGATCAACTATTTCGTCGCCAACAACTATATCAAGGCGCTCGAAGCCATCGCGACCTCGCCCAACCAGAAGCTGCTGATGCTGCCGATCGAAGCGGCCAGCGTCATCGGGGCGATTGGCGGCATTGCCGAGATCGCCAAGGAAACCTTCGGCGGCGCCGCACCGGCACCAGCCCGACCCAGCCGGCCGCCTTCGGCCGGCTCGGCGCAGTAG